One part of the Malus sylvestris chromosome 2, drMalSylv7.2, whole genome shotgun sequence genome encodes these proteins:
- the LOC126602616 gene encoding two-component response regulator ORR23-like: MFVYEYYVTIVILTGFNLDAVASADNSESTILAALENGAVHYTVKPVCFSDVKNLWGLVLGANETTRLDSNNNITNRRASVDGKSSSSTDGSNNSKRKRSSEEGKSTYISTKKHKVEWTSELQDRFLEAINYIGLDKAVPKRILEVMNVEGLTRENVASHLQKYRMFLRKVAAKISVSKLSVERAQQTRRALLYQNILVERQASTLQQRRSFHENFELLVNQNTAWLLNRLPRGANDHEASSSRCLPRSGSYNTRQNPYVLNAQTHSGKQPLMMNTPNRFQPANYCGIFQSNSAQRNWSITNTSTDVAYNFGSNNANGVKIGTNIPSQILFSSSWDTSNGVKNYASGASSSQLSPMFAEGNNIGQENVNASALEDPLQQQQQQYGGTDLVNASNNSSSHVTGVVDCSSSTEIHLEDSTTGHDDFDISDIFWNELQLESVTDDKGKGKEVMNSEQDNGDDFDSITLDELNSEPATCDKGKQVLNSDLNASLVQENSPLNKEISLGQENQGDMMDLEFDGDGLNFVDLSPDEDWEKIMESLLK, from the exons ATGTTTGTATATGAGTATTACGTAACGATTGTAATTCTGACTGGTTTCAACTTGGATGCAGTGGCTTCAGCTGATAACAGCGAGAGTACCATACTAGCGGCTCTagagaatggtgcggtacatTATACAGTGAAACCAGTTTGCTTTAGTGATGTGAAAAACCTATGGGGATTGGTTTTGGGAGCCAATGAAACAACAAGATTGGattcaaacaataatattacTAACCGTAGAGCAAGTGTTGATGGGAAATCGTCATCATCCACAGATGGGAGTAACAATTCTAAGAGAAAAAGATCATCAGAGGAAGGGAAAAGTACTTATATTTCTACAAAAAAGCACAAGGTCGAGTGGACTTCTGAACTTCAGGATCGCTTCTTGGAGGCTATTAATTATATAGGCCTAGACA AGGCTGTTCCAAAAAGAATCCTTGAGGTCATGAATGTTGAAGGGTTAACCAGAGAAAACGTTGCAAGTCATTTGCAG AAATATCGAATGTTCTTAAGGAAAGTTGCAGCAAAAATTTCAGTCAGCAAATTGTCTGTGGAAAGAGCCCAACAAACAAGACGTGCactattgtatcaaaacattcTAGTAGAAAGACAAGCATCCACACTGCAGCAACGAAGATCATTCCATGAAAATTTCGAGCTCTTAGTTAATCAGAATACTGCATGGCTTCTCAACCGGCTGCCACGTGGTGCTAATGATCATGAAGCTTCTAGCAGCAGATGCCTACCTCGATCAGGATCATACAACACCAGACAAAATCCATACGTACTGAATGCTCAAACTCACTCTGGAAAGCAGCCTTTGATGATGAACACACCAAATCGTTTCCAACCAGCCAATTACTGTGGAATATTTCAATCAAACAGTGCTCAAAGAAACTGGTCCATTACTAACACATCGACAGATGTTGCGTATAACTTTGGGAGCAATAATGCAAATGGAGTTAAAATTGGTACCAATATTCCAAGTCAGATTCTGTTTAGTTCAAGCTGGGATACTTCAAATGGTGTCAAAAATTATGCCTCTGGTGCTAGCAGCAGTCAGTTGTCACCAATGTTTGCTGAAGGCAATAATATTGGACAAGAAAATGTTAATGCTTCAGCACTGGAAGATCCTctacagcagcagcagcagcaatatGGTGGTACTGATCTTGTGAATGCTTCCAATAACAGCAGTAGCCATGTGACAGGAGTAGTGGACTGTTCTAGCTCTACTGAGATACATTTGGAAGACAGCACTACTGGTCATGATGACTTTGATATTAGTGATATCTTTTGGAATGAACTTCAACTGGAATCTGTTACTGATGATAAG ggaaaaggaaaagaagtcaTGAATTCTGAACAAGACAATGGTGATGACTTTGATAGTATAACTTTGGATGAACTTAATTCGGAACCTGCGACTTGTGATAAG gGAAAACAAGTCTTGAATTCTGATCTCAATGCAAGTTTGGTCCAAGAAAATTCTCCTCTTAACAAAGAAATATCCCTTGGCCAG GAAAACCAAGGTGATATGATGGACCTTGAGTTCGATGGCGATGGGCTGAATTTCGTGGATCTATCTCCTGATGAG GACTGGGAAAAAATTATGGAGTCATTGCTCAAGTGA